ATGGGCAGCTTGGGGCTTTGAGTTTTAATTTGGGAGAGCGACGTTGACAGAGCAAGGTTACCTGCTACCTTTACAAATGtttccttctctctctcttcttagATGTGACCTGTCTCTAACTTACCACCATGTTCTCTTCAACCCTAAATATTAACTAACAAATTAAACACCCCTCCTCCTCTCTATTCAATATTCAATCAACCCTATCTTCGTATTTCCTAATGTTTTATGTCTCCGCTTTGAAGATAACCTACGTGTTTCTCTATGTGGAAAAGTAGATGGACTAAAATGAACATGTATGTATTGAATATTTTGTTGTGTTgttaatgagattcaaaatagTTACTTGTTTAATGACGAAAATGAATGTATTTAATTTGTGTTGGGATTTTGCTAAATTAATATCGAAATTGTCACTTTTTATGACGACCAAAATGGACTTGTGAAATAATCATCATGAACTAAAGTACATACAAGGAATCCAAAGTAACAAAGCTTATTTGAGGGGTTGTCACAATGTGGTTGACAGTTTTACATCATTAGATGTATGAAAGagaaattttaaaagaagaTTTTGAATTTAGAATCCAATAACCTATTATTATGACAACGATCATTGTGATGACCttgttgaatattttttttcttctaaagttTATGTTTAaaagtatatggactaaaacagACAATAGTAAGAAATTCAACAACCGTTAGTCTCTTCTAGTGTGTGTTCTCTACAAACGTCGTTCGGAAACGACTAACAATTTATTCTTTGTTGATTCTCAGTACAAGGAGATTATTATGTCCATTCTTGACTCTAAAAAATTAAAGGTCTGTTTGGATTCACTTTTGAAAGATttaaaaaagtgtttctaaagagagagaaaaatattttttaagtacTTAAAAAGTCAATTCAAACAAGCCATTATTCTCTCTGATATGGTTCTACTAACACAAGattattgttgttaatataATGATTTGGAGATGATTTAATGTAGTAGAAAGAGTGATAATATGAAAAGAAGTGTGTGTAACATTGAGAGTTTGGGTGGAGTTGTGTACATGTGATTAATGGTTGACTAATTGAATGAGAAGGAAGATATGATGAATCATAATTGGGGGCAAAACCATGTTACTGGCTCCCCCCAAAACCAACCACAAGTTGCTCAAATAAAAtcacatataaataaatatataatgggTCTTAAGGGGAAGTCCAAGATCAACGGTCCTACATTTCTCCACGTGGCGAAATCCCATTAGTGAAGGAGCTTGATAAGACATGCACATGCATCCACACGCTACACAAACTTCCACGCACCTTAATATTATTTCTCTCCGCAAACCCCAACCCAAAAATTTCCAAATTATCATaacataaaagagagagagaattctGTGGAACAACAACAAGAAAGTGGCAACCCAAACAAAAAagctttcaaattttctctGGGTTTTATCCAACCTTACTGCCGAAAGAAGAATTTTTCATGGAGGTTAGCCGGAAAATGGTCAACATGCTGGAAACTGATCTCTGTCTCGGCCTCCCCGGCGGCGGTGGTGGCGGCGAGCCGGAGACTCCCAAAGCTAATGGAAAAAGAGGGTTCTCTGAAACCGTTGATCTGAAACTCAATATCCAATCTAAGCCTGGAGTTACCGTCGATCTGACTCCACAGAATAACAATACTTCAACTGATGAGGAGAATCTCATAAGCTCCAAAGATCCTGCAAAGCCACCTGCCAAGTATGTTTCTTCTATCTTCTCGTCGTCGAACATAACCGTTATTATTTCAGATAGTTATTTAACTCAAAAAGTTTAAGCATATGAATTATgacaataatatattttttttctctccttgTATGTTAAGTAAAAATTAAGAGTTTGATGATATGTGTGAATATTTTAGGGCACAAGTTGTGGGATGGCCACCAGTGCGATCCTACCGGAAGAATGCGATGTCTCAAAAGAGCCCTGACGGCGGAGAGAAAGGCGGAAGCAGCAGCGGTTCGGCTATGTTTGTCAAAGTTTGTATGGATGGCGCACCTTATCTGCGAAAGGTGGACCTAAAGATGTACAAAAGCTACCAAGAACTCTCAACCGCCTTGGCCAAGATGTTCAGCTCCTTTACCATGGCCGGTTAGTTCACCCCtgacttctagagagaaaagtcAGGTTAATTATCGTATAACGAgctgatttttagttttttttttagaaaaatgataCTTTATTAAACCATATTTACACTTCTTTTACAATACGAATAAAAGATTAGATAATATTAAAGTAAGATGAGATATATTTAATTTACCCTTCTCAATTCTCtcacataaaaaatattattttcaatatgggtattttttttttttaaaactattttaaacatgtagAGAGATTTGTGAAATGAGTTAGGTTAGATCTGAAAACACAAGAATCCTTGATGCCAGAATATGTGGGATCATTTGGAATCATTATCAAAGGCACATTACAGCCTAGCTATGCTTtgatttagttattattattattatttcttataataattattttatgtttaaaattaaataatttaattaaccaTGTATTAGCTTTTTTGGGGGTATGTTAAATGATAATGTTTGATAATAAAATGTAAAGGTGACTATGGGGCCCAAGGAATGATAGACTTCATGAATGAGAGCAAGTTGATGGATCTTCTGAACAGCTCTGAGTATGTGCCAACCTATGAAGATAAGGATGGTGATTGGATGCTGGTGGGAGATGTACCTTGGGAGTAAGTTCTTATTCCAACCAACACCTTCCTTATCTCCATAACCAATCAacaccaattttttttctaaatccaTTCTCCTAATCATATTTTAATCCACTTTTTAGGATGTTTGTTGATTCATGCAAGCGCTTAAGGATAATGAAAGGATCAGAAGCTATTGGACTTGGTAtgtatatttcaattttttattataaatttatctatttattgaGTTTGagctaataaaattataatactATAGTGGAAATTAGCAAGCCATGCCTATAAGTACATATGAATTATGGGGTCCATACATTTCATCATGATCAATACTTTTAAAGTGTCATTCAAAGAAAGTACATTGAAATCCCAAAGGAATTAAAAacctttataataaaaatagtaataataaggTTTGATAaagatatatataaaagaaaaaagaaagaaagaagtttTGCTTTTTAACCCCTaaagtaagttttttttttaataataataataaaatttcagcCCCAAGAGCAATGGAAAAATGCAAAAGCAGAAGCTAAAGAGAAGGTTTATGGAGGAGGTGGGTTGCTTCATGATTTGGTCGACTCATAATTAAGCAAGAAAGAAGGGGGCAATACAGATGGATCTTGTTTGATTGCAATAtctgtacttttttttttttttttttttttaatttttaatgttaTGATTCGTATATAGATATTAAAAGAGATTTGGGacattaattaatttgtaatagccaacaagaaaaaaaataaactctCTCTCCTAGTACTCTGTCTGgctgtttgtttgtttgttttgctTTTTAAATGTTTGGTTTATTACAAAAAAGAACTATAATGGGCTTTGCTTTTATATGCCTTCTCTcttgttattaattttaatttgctttgttttcttttgtgttGGTTGTTAAAGATTATTTTGATTCCCTTTCCTTTAAAAATTGTATATTGTATAGTTAATTATTGCATATTGTAATGAGTTTAGGGTGTGGAAGCCATTagagttttcttttcaaaaaataagTAAAGAAAAGTTTTTTATTCTTTGGGGGAACATGACCATGTGGATGCTTATCAAGATGTTtaatgtattatatgtttattaTGAGTTAAGTTGTATTGGCTTGCCCAAGACTAACCCAACAGCTGAGGGGTAAAAGGGTAATTACCaccaaaatattatttaactaTTGATCCCTAATTAATATCAATCATTTCATTTATGTATTGATTAGGATGAAAAACATGAACTTGTTCCatattacaaataaaataagaaaacatatttgcaattttttacgaaaaaattaggaaaaattttaattcatatatgTGTAAGGTGGGAGAATAGAACCTACGactatgaaatcaataatataaTACTATATTAGTTGAGTtgtgtttattttgattttaaactttgataatgataatgatgtatttatttttaattttattaataaaataaagttatgTGTGCTATATAATTTATAGTATAATCAATGTGATTAATAATGTGGAGATGAGAAAGGTGGAACTGTTATTATCTTAAACAGGTTTTGTTGGTTGATGATTGAgtgaataattataaataatcgATAGTGGGAGGGAGATTGTTTTAGATAAACTTCTAATCAACTCTTTAGTGATTTACACATAAAGAattgcaattattttattcattattaattcTTTAGTATTATATGAATAgtaggagaatttttttttgatgTATTTTTGAATGGAGCTGatcaaataaaatgaaagataataaagtaaaatgaaaataatttcaatGTTTAATTCATTCCAAAACAACCAATAAGACATCATTAAATAATCAACATGGCTGTTGagattaaaagaagaagaaaatagaacactttaaaaaaaaaaaaaaaaactaggataATTACAATCCAAACAAAttatctattttaaatttttttaaaaaaatgttaataatcccaatttttttttcattaaaattaggGTGCCACCGGACTTTCTATATACGTTCCTCATTGAAGATTATTTCTTATTATATTTAGACTTATGATTTAACGTAGAGAAAtagccttttattttatttttatttttattttttttttggtattatGATATGATAGTAAGATTAATGTGTTATTtgatttactaaaaaaaaaaagatgaatggGTATGGttacaagttttttaaaaaatgcttcTAAATATAAAAGAAGCATTTCATATAATGTACTATTAAATTTGTCATCTGtcaaatatttttatcaacatttTTATCATAGTTATGAATTCGACATTGATATGAGATATCATGAATAATCGTATTTattataccaaaaaaaaaaaacaagaataaaaataaaaagtggctattatgaatataatattaaactaagcatatttaacttattaaaaatgtacaaaatgttaatttattggttttttttttctaaaaattagttttctaattatatttttctaaaaatatatccATCAACGTCGatattttatcaacattttcaccaatatttttataaaattgagacatcaatatttccaattttaaattttatttataagtaCTTTAAGAAGAATTGAATTAAGTGCTTGATGAGAAGAATAAGTTAGATCACCTTAATAGTAATTTAGTTGTTAATTTAGATTAGATAGTGTTTAATTCttaattctaaattaagttagttaattattttatttttcaaggtTATAAGTAGTCACTTTAATGTTCTAAATATGAAGTTTTTGAATATCATAGAATATTTGTTCTTTGGGAGTATTCTCTCAATGTTAGGGATGAACTTATCTTCTTTGACTATGGATTTACCCTAATCCATTCAACTTGTTGCATTAGTGTTTGGGCTTAAATGCATTTAGGGTATGTTTTGGTTTAAcattttaagtgtttaattttgaaaataagttaatttagaaaaaaaaattgaaatatttggtaacttctcaaaatagcttttgaaataCTTccaaagtatattttaaataggTTGATCAAAAGAGTTTGAATAAAAATGACCTttctgaaaaatattttttctctagtcaatccaaacagattcttaaattaaaaaaaaaattgaaaaatctaaGGGCATGTTTAATTagattgactagagaaaaaaatatttttttaaaaaaactcatttttatctaaacttttcattaaaaaaattaaaatacagtttcaaaagctaaaaaaatacACAATAATATGTGTTGGTATTATTTTGGGGCCCAAGCCAGATGATGAAAAAAATAGGAGTGGTGTACGTTAAAAAATACCTATAATATGTGACAAATACATACTCTAAATACCTATAATATGTAATGTGTTCTTTTgttacaaagttgtttaacaAAAAAATGCATTGCATATTAATAGGTATCTAGAGTTTGTACTTGTCAcattatatgtatttttttaacgTACATCACTCGTTCTAAGTGATTGTCAaaacactttaatttttttgagaaaatgatttatttctaaaattaaatacttgaaaagttaaaccaaatatGCTCTAATTTGAACCCTAAGAACTTTTTTAGAACTGCTTTTAAGAGagtcaaaaatatttttcattcttttgaaTTAGAATCATTCAAAAAATGATCGCACGATAAGTTGTTAACAATTTAAATTGAAGTAAGTTTATGTTTCTTTATAAGAGGGTAAATTGAATCTCTAACTTTGAGACTGatactatattttatatgtttgttTGAACTATTCACATTTTAATTGAAGCAACTagatgtttgattttattttaataagatGACATGATTTTAAAACTTCTGAAAAATGTAATCTTAACCcatatttatgaaattaataggTATGGATGCTTCTGCTAGTGTTATTCCaatgtataaattaaaattaaatgcctAAACAATAACTTCATTGCTTCCTTCCATCTCTCTGATTTCTTGGATCCGACGCCCtccatttatataataaataggAGTATAATGttatttcttcaataaaaaaattattaaaagtatttatttaatttacacAAGTGGaggaaatattttaataatctaACTACATAACTCAGAAAtaggttaaaaaaatattaatgcgaactctttttttattattttttgggaaaattatatattaatgcGAACTTTTGATATGTaatgttttatattataaagattaatattttatgttataattATTGCGTATCTTTAGTCTCCATTTGTATCTCTCCCTTGTCTTCTGCCAAAGAAATCGAATCATGTCGTGCATCATTTCAATATCTTAATTTCCTAAAAATAATTGTTGGAACTTGGAATCAAAGTGAAAAATGTCAAAACggtttttgtaatatttttagttttattttatatgtatttttaaaattaaatttgactaTTTGTAGAAAATGATTTTATCTAATTCAAATTgcttgtactaaaaaaaatgtactttttatattaatttaaatacttGAATACACATCAATCACTTAGAGTGGGTTTAGTTCAAcggtaattaatataatattcctCCTTAGAGATCGAATGTTCAATCTCTCATCCATAGAGTTGTTGCATAAAGAAATCTAAGATTAATGAATTATTATAATACTCTTATTGTGAACCATACTTGTTAATTTCTACAATGTTAAGATTTCAGTTATGAAAATCAACCATTTAGTCTTAGAAAATTCTCTAATGTGAGGTACCTTTTAGCAGTTAAGACACCTATTTCTATCTTATAGACATAAAGTTCGATATgtcaattatttacataatTTTGTGACAGACAATCTGACTTCTTAGACGTTTGATAGGATTGTTCGCATGTGTGATGGGAAGATTTCTCTAACTGAATTCGTCAGCTTGTTGAGGCAGATTTTAACCTTGTTACTTTGCAATTtgtctttatgtatgagattctcaaaaaataaatacttgtagttttattaaaattttgaaggaaTAAAAAATCCAATGTGATTTTGTCCTTGGTTGTAAGCTTGGACCCAATCTAAATAGGTAGATGCAAAATGGCGTCCAAGTTTTGGGCCCAAAATGAAGTCGTCCAACATGGGCTTgagatattttgaaaatgagatttttttcataataaattattttggtcatatatttcaaaaatatcttgaaatttgaatttttttaaagaaagactTTTAGTGTCCTTTTTGACAAGTTTAtccttatttttattctttttatttctattttttaactttttttttaaatggtaaatATCCATTTTCAttaatgtgtgtgtgtgtgtgtgttttttttttttttgtactttttGTTGGTTCATATTCTTTATCATTGATTTGTATGTTTTAGGTAGGCCTAATGATGGAAAATTTGTACGAATAACCCATATTTAGGAGCTCACTCGAAATTTGGcctcatttaaaaaaaaaacactcgaAATTTGGTCTTCTGCTTACGTTAGCCGCATGTGAAAGTACCGTTTTAACTCAAAATGCGCACGAGGCCAAAAGTAGCCCATATCTCTCACTCTTTCTTCTCATTCATTCATCTTGTTTCTCTTGTTCCTTCATCTCGTTCCCCGATACATGATGctctccttcatttttttttattttcccctTCTTTTAAATTCTTCCTCTCGTTTCTTCCTCGTcaattttgtagttttttccttcatttttttcttcatttgaattCTCTCGCTTCTTCCTCTCATTTCATGGTCTCATTCTCGCTTCTTTCTTTCGTTCTGATTCATACTCCAACTTACTTCTTtaattcaagaagaagaagaagacatcTATATAAATAGAGGAAATCACCAGAAAAGGAGGGCAACTGAAGAAAAGAGGGTGGGAAGGAAATCTCAccggaaaaatgaaaaaagagagagagagacataaatatatatcaccaaaaaagaaaaaaaaggaaagaagaagaagaaaggcagaaaaaggaaaagaaaaaagaaaaaaatatatgcacaagagagaatgaagaaggaagaaggaatAAAGGTTAAATTGATAAATTCACAGTGTGATGACATCAACAGAAGACCAAAAATCGAGCAAACTAAAAAGTGATACTAAATTTCAAGATGGTCCCTAAATAGGTGCCATCGGTACCAAATTTTCCTTAATGATGAATAATAGTTGTTTCATCTTCCAATCTATTCTTAATTGaatattttatgtaaaaatctctttttagttctaatttttatcttcttcatcTCCCTCTTCATCAATAATGAAATCAaggtttgtattttttttcttctttttgccttttttttttgtcttcttcttctttctttttatcgttcttcattttctttctccattGGCCGccattcttcttcttgtttttacTTCATGCATTTCTTCTTCTACATTATTTTCTTCCCGCACCTTCCCATTTTCTCCTCCTTCATTTTCTTCCTACATTTTTCTAcactattttctttattttcttgttGTTCCAATTTTTTCTCCATTATTTTCTTCCCGCCTTTTTCCTTCATCCTTTtttctcattcatttttttcatgttttttctctaatattttCTTCTGCCACCCATTTTCCTTGATCGTTTGTTCtttcatttccatttttttctattttcatatggtttttttttatgaaaataagaaaGGAGAGAAACCAACACACAGTTTACATAGAAATCCTAGAAAAACCACAGatcttttcttattattttcaattaataCACTGAATACAAGAGAACAGAGtgaataaatagacagtagagAGCCCTAGGGTGAGAGACAATTACAAAAATACCCCTAAGATAAAAATCCTattttcaaccttttttttttttttttttatctttttttagatTCAATAGCCTTTTCGAACATTCTTCCTCAGTATTGAAAAGGGTTATTGTCAAATGTTTATCATTTggatattgaaaataaaattttgttagtaAAATTTTGGGAGTGTATACAGTTtacgtttttttttattaattatgtttGTATTCTGAGgtatttatgatttattagcTATTTCAAATCCATTTTGCATATGTAtacattttgtattttgatttgttGCATTCTAAggtatatattaattttgatgttatttttgtttgtatactaaagtatatatgatatatgagatatttttaaaagtccTTATGCATATATGATCTATTTCTCTTTGTAGGTAACATTAATGTTCCTATTTTATATGACAGTCATTTCAATGGGATGGATAATTTCACGAATTACAAGGTAGCTTAAATAGATTTTCATTATGAGATGTCATTTGCTGAGTTTCAACAATTAGTAGTTGATAAGATAGACAGTGTAGAAATTTCTGCTAATATTGAGATTTTGTGTGCATTGAATCAAAGGAATTTTATGAAGAAAGATGTGAAACTTTCATAACACAATGATGTTAAATGGTTATTTCGCATAATTGCTAGTGGGATTGAAAAATATTGCTTGTTGATTATTCTTTATTCAAATAACCTATTGATAGTCTTAGACAATATATCTCCTAGTGAAACTGTAAGTAATATTAATAATGATGAAGGTCGTTATTGTAAAATGATTGATTTGACAAAGATTACGCCTAATTTTCAAGTTAAGATTTGTGATATGTTTCCATTAAAAGATGTGTTGTTGAATGTTATGCAAGCTATTGCAATAAGAGATATATTTCAATTCCAGACTATTAAACCAAATAAGCAAGTATTGGTTCTAAGTGTCTTGTTGATGAATGTAAATGATCTCTTCGTGCTCATTCAATTGGAGATAATGGAAATTCTACATAGataattaaaagttttgatCATGAGCAATCATGCTCTTTGGATGTTGTGCTGACTAGGCATATGCAAGCATAACTTTCTGTTATTAAAGAGTGCATCAAGAAGAAGATTAGTATTGATGGTAGTCATTTGACACTCATAAAGCTATAGTGAACTATATTCGAATTGAACAAGGATTAGACATAAGTTATCAAAAAGCTTGACGTGCTCGAGAAGCTGTTACGAATGAAATTTGAGGTTCACCTAAGAATCTTTCAAGATTATTCCAACATTTGCCTACCAATTGACTATGAGCAACCTAGGTATACTTTTTATATTCTATAACTATTTTGATTTATTCCGAAGTTTATATTATGTCATGAATCATAtagtatatttttaatatattgttgttgttttgataTGTTCAGCAGTTTGTCTTATTGTCTACgttttatagtttttattacTGATTATAAGCTTGATGGGCATGgacgatttttatttttcttcatggCATTATTTGCATGTATTTCTGGTTGGAAACATTGTTTTCCAATTATATCAATTGATGGTACTGTTTTGAATAACAAGTAGGGTTTGACCTTTTTTACTGCTTGTGCCCCAAAtgccaattatcatatattttcaTTGGCATTTTATGTTGTTGATTTTGAGAATGACCGTTTGTGGTAGTGGTTTATgaaccatttaaaaaaaaaatcctagggATTAAAATGATGTTGTGATTATCTCTGATAGGCACAAGAGAATAGTAAAAGCAGTTGAGTTGATATTGCCTAATGTAtcccattatatatatttagtgCATTTGTTATGAAATATAAAGTCTCGATACAAGGAGAAGCTCAtagattccatttttttttcatgtacaAAAGCTTTCAAGGTTGTGGATTTTGAAGTTCATGTGCAATAGTTAAAATCCAATGCATAAGGCATGCGAGATGAGTTAGAAAGTATTGGTTTTGAAAACAGGTCCTATGCCTTCTCTCCTCGTAAGAGGTATAAGATAATGACGAAAAACATGTCAGAAAGTCTAAATTCCACCATTTAAAATGCTAGAGATTTACCTATTAGTTTGATGCTTGAAGTTTTAAAGATGATGATGCAACAGTGGTTCTATGATGGGaggaatgaagtagaatttcaaGTGATCGGTTTTACTAAAGTCACACAAAGCcatttaagagaaaaaaataataaaggcAGATCGATGCAGATAAGTTTTTACAAATTATGAtaatttagtattttaattatattttttaaattgcatatgtattattgttttaattagtaaaattgataatatttcatttaaatgaaaatttcactgaaaatgtttaaagaattgtaaaaaaaaat
The Benincasa hispida cultivar B227 unplaced genomic scaffold, ASM972705v1 Contig393, whole genome shotgun sequence genome window above contains:
- the LOC120069418 gene encoding auxin-responsive protein IAA14-like; the encoded protein is MEVSRKMVNMLETDLCLGLPGGGGGGEPETPKANGKRGFSETVDLKLNIQSKPGVTVDLTPQNNNTSTDEENLISSKDPAKPPAKAQVVGWPPVRSYRKNAMSQKSPDGGEKGGSSSGSAMFVKVCMDGAPYLRKVDLKMYKSYQELSTALAKMFSSFTMAGDYGAQGMIDFMNESKLMDLLNSSEYVPTYEDKDGDWMLVGDVPWEMFVDSCKRLRIMKGSEAIGLAPRAMEKCKSRS